Proteins encoded by one window of Pempheris klunzingeri isolate RE-2024b chromosome 14, fPemKlu1.hap1, whole genome shotgun sequence:
- the mcama gene encoding cell surface glycoprotein MUC18, with amino-acid sequence MCMSVCFTAWAKVELTMHESVEVYLGDSAQIPCQHSFTDANNEPSFVMIQWFVRVAGNSSRTRIVYADKSQQMVDDNTDYSGRIEVTSDEQGTRLTIQEVKLSDEREFFCQVNGLAAGNAEGKTHLRVFAPPEAPVIEGVLTGISVTNEAPSRVASCEVQNGYPKPNITWYRNSVPLMPAPGHVNVLTLVIHESNLYSVQSTLEYKVTKEDKDAHFSCEVSFFVPGAIRTVESSSLNITVHYPTTMVELWKESPQGLVKEGDTVELRCQGDGNPPSPFVFNREQEPYVDLDSNGDVLILSPVTRKDGGIYQCHPLDTSDEIKGEVQLTVHYLDPAVVVPKDSEFMLKGEDLTATCNALSSLKTSTVWYKDGRQVGKGNTLHLKDATYDTSGEYICEVTVPTLPALHTSGSVHIIVQGGPQLLGGEQEVQLEEAAGRMVNLSCEAQGHPLPSISWSIIGSQNWHEVVNKANELVTHSVVSVKVTSDISALCNASNDMGTEVKAFSIKAIPRLTSAAPFSPAEGSGVIIVVIILCLLLLAVLGSVLYFLHKKGKIPCGRSGKQEITKEKTTKDDIVVEMKTNTKNEEAVLLKAVNGDKKGPNGQ; translated from the exons atgtgcatgtctgtgtgttttacagcatgGGCCAAGGTGGAGCTGACTATGCATGAGAGTGTTGAGGTGTACCTGGGTGACTCGGCTCAGATCCCCTGCCAGCACAGCTTCACAGACGCCAACAACGAGCCCAGCTTTGTCATGATCCAGTGGTTTGTG AGAGTTGCAGGTAACAGCTCCCGGACACGGATCGTCTACGCTGATAAAAGTCAGCAGATGGTAGACGACAACACAGACTACAGCGGCCGCATCGAGGTGACTTCAGACGAGCAGGGAACTCGACTCACTATCCAAGAAGTCAAGCTGTCTGACGAGAGGGAATTCTTCTGCCAGGTGAACGGGCTCGCTGCCGGGAACGCTGAGGGCAAGACCCACCTCAGAGTGTTTG CTCCTCCAGAGGCTCCGGTGATCGAGGGCGTCCTTACTGGGATATCTGTGACCAATGAGGCGCCGTCTAGG GTTGCCTCATGTGAGGTTCAGAACGGCTACCCTAAACCCAACATCACCTGGTACAGGAACAGCGTTCCACTGATGCCAGCACCAGGAC ATGTAAACGTGTTGACCCTGGTGATCCACGAGTCCAACCTCTACTCCGTCCAGAGCACGCTGGAGTACAAGGTGACTAAGGAGGACAAGGACGCCCATTTCTCCTGTGAGGTCAGCTTCTTTGTCCCAGGAGCCATCAGGACAGTCGAGTCCAGCAGCCTCAACATCACGGTTCACT accCCACCACCATGGTGGAGCTGTGGAAGGAGTCGCCCCAGGGTTTGGTCAAAGAGGGGGATACTGTGGAGCTGCGTTGCCAGGGTGATGGCAACCCCCCGTCGCCCTTCGTTTTCAACAGAGAACAA GAGCCGTATGTGGACTTGGACAGCAACGGTGACGTGTTGATCCTGTCGCCAGTGACACGGAAAGACGGCGGCATCTACCAGTGTCACCCTCTGGACACCAGCGACGAGATCAAAGGAGAAGTGCAGCTCACTGTGCACT actTGGACCCTGCTGTGGTGGTACCTAAAGACTCAGAATTCATGCTCAAAGGAGAAGATCTGACTGCAACCTGCAACGCTCTGTCCTCCCTGAAAACATCCACAGTCTGGTACAAG gatgGGAGGCAGGTGGGTAAGGGGAACACGCTGCACCTGAAGGACGCCACCTATGACACGTCAGGAGAGTACATCTGTGAGGTGACCGTTCCCACCCTGCCCGCCCTGCACACCAGCGGCTCCGTTCACATCATCGTGCAAG gtggACCCCAGCTGCTGGGAGGGGAGCAGGaggtgcagctggaggaggcagcaggcagGATGGTGAACCTGAGCTGTGAGGCTCAGGGCCATCCACTGCCCAGCATCTCCTGGAGCATCATCGGCAGCCAG aACTGGCATGAGGTGGTGAACAAGGCAAACGAGCTCGTAACTCACAGCGTGGTGTCAGTCAAAGTCACCTCGGACATCAGCGCTCTGTGCAATGCTTCCAACGACATGGGCACTGAAGTGAAGGCTTTCAGCATCAAAGCCA TTCCCAGACTCACCTCAGCTGCTCCCTTCTCTCCTG ctgaaGGCAGCGGCGTGATCATAGTGGTGATCAtactgtgtctgctgctgctggccgtCCTCGGCAGTGTTCTCTACTTCCTGCATAAGAAGGGAAAAATCCCCTGTGGACGCTCAGGGAAACAGGAGAT CACCAAAGAGAAGACCACCAAAGATGACATTGTCGTGGAGATGAAGACCAACACAAAGAACGAGGAAGCTGTCCTCCTAAAGGCTGTCAACGGAGACAAAAAGGGCCCCAATGGCCAG TAA